The DNA sequence TGCCCCTGCCGGGAAGGGAGGTCAAAGGATTTCCCGCCCCCAGACGCACCCCCCGGAGGTGTCGACACTAGGCTCTGGACCCATTAGTTCTAAATGCTCAGCGGCGATTTCACGAAATTCCAATGGTTTGGGGCGTGCAGCCAATAGTGGTTCTATTTGCAAGCGACCCAAGACGTTGAAATGAAGTGAAATCGCCGCCCGTCGCTCCGAAGGAGCGCCGATTCATGCTGGCACGCCTTCGGCGTGACGGGTTTGACGGATTTTCCCGCAGCCTGCGGCCCATCTGTTTGAAATAGAACCACTATTCCAGCGCAGATGCTTCTTGTCTGCGGAAAAATCTGTCAAACTGAGCGTATAGAATTAATAGGTCCAGAGCCTAGGTTGCGCTCTTCGCGCCGTTCGGGCCATGTGGCCACAGCTGGTACCACTGTGCGGAGGCCTCATGAAATTCCTTTTCTCACTGCTCCTGGTCCTCTGGCCGCTGGTCGCCATGGCCGAGCCTGTCCCGGGCGTGGCGCCTCTGGCGACCGTCGGCGGGCCGGAGCGCCCGATCAGCCTGACGGTCTGGTATCCGTCCGATGCCGAAGCGGCTGAGGTCGTCGGCGGCAACGCGGTCTTTCGCGGTACCATGGCCGCCCCCGATGCGCCGGTCTCCACGGGCCGGTTTCCGCTTGTCATCGTCTCGCACGGGGGGCTCAGATCGGCGGCCGGGTCCGGCGGCTGGCTCAGTGCCGCGCTCGCGCGGAGGGACATGATCGTGGTCGAGGTCAACGGGCCGCGCGTCACCGGGGCGGGCGATGCGGTGGACGAGATCTGGCAGCGTCCTCGTGACATCACGGTGGCGGTGGATCGGGTCTTGTCGGATCCGGTCTGGTCCGCCCGTGTGGACACGAACCGTATCTCGGTGGTGGGTTTCGCCCTCGGCGGAACGGCTGCACTGCTGGCGGGGGGCGCCCGCATGGACCCGGCGATCTATGTCGGGTCCTGCGATGGCGCTGGCGGACCGGACTGCGACTGGCTGGAACGGCAGGGCGGTACACTTGCGGATGTGCGGCGGGACCGGCTTGACCGGATGCGGAACGATCCGCGTATCGCAACGGTCGTCGCGGTCGCGCCGGAATACCGCGGGGCCTGGCAAGACGGCCTGGAGCAGATGAGCGCAACGGCACATATCGTCCGGCTGGGTGCCGCAAGCGGCCCTGCGCCGAACGGTGCGACGCTGGCTGTCATCGCGGATGCCGCGCCTGCCGATGCCTTTGCCCTCTGCACTGACGCCGGGGCGAAGATCCTGCGCGAAGACGGCGGCGACCCCGCGCTTTGCGGGGCCTCCCCCGATGCCCGCCGCGCGATCCACGCCCGACTGCTCGATCAGGTGCTGGAAGGTCTGTCAGCCCGCCCGCGCCAATAGGACCGGCGCCGCGCGGACCTACCGCGTCACCGTGCCGTCAGCGATCCAGCCGTCAAAGACGTCCAGCACCTGCGCGGCAAAGGTATCGTCGTTGATATGCGCATCCAGCGGGATCAGGCGGGTGCCGTCCGGGCACTGCGCCCTGATCTCGGCCACGAAGGCCGCCAGCCCCTCCGGATCGGACAGCGGGCCGCCGGGCCGGTCCCATTCGTTGCCGCCCTGTTCCGGCAGGATCAGCACGCTCGGCCCGGTGGCCTGAGCCAGCTTGTCGCACAGGGTGCGGGCCATCTCGCGCCGCTGCGCCGCCGTCATCATGACCGAGGACAGCAATCGGTTGTGGGTATGCGCCTCCTGACCGGCGACGCGGGGCGGCGGGTCCTGCCAGCCCACGAAATCGACAAGATCGTAACACCCGGTCGAGACGATCTGCGGGATGCCCTTGCGCCCGGCCGCTGTCATGCGGTCGGCCCCCGCGCTGATGGTCGATCCCATCAGGTGATTGCCGACCTCCTGCGGGGCAAAATCCATCACGGCGGCAAAAGCGCCCTCTGCGGCGAGGCTTTCGAAGGCCCGTCCGCCCATGCCGGTGGCGTGGAACACCGCCACCTCGAAGCCGCGGTCTTCCAATGCGGGTTTCAGGCTGACCATGTAGCGCAGCACCGTCTTGCCAAAGGACGTCATGCCGATCAGCGGGCGGTCCCGCGCGGGCGGCTCCACCGCGCGGGCAGCACCCAGCACCGCGCCCGCCGCCTGCGACAGCGACGCCTTGCAGACCGAGTTCAACCCGTATAGCCCGCCAGCCCAGAGGATCATCTGCACATCCGCTGCCAGCCGGTCCGGCGGGATCAGTGGCGAGAAGCTGACGGTCGAGACGATGTACTTGGGCACGCCCAGCGGCAGGGCGGCACAGACGTCGAGCGCCAGGTCGGTGCCCATCGTGCCGCCCAGCACGATGACGCCGTGGATCCTGCCCGCCTGTTGCAGGCGCAACGCCTCTGCCGCCGCCCCCTTGGCCATGATCTGCATCGCCGTGTTTTCGTCGCCGCTGTCGATGGCGTCGGCGATGGAATGCCCGCCCGCCTCGGCCACCTGGTGTTTTGAGATGTCGGCGGGGCGCGCCGGATCGCCCAGCACGCTCACATCCATGCAGAGCGCCCCGCCGCCCTGCGCGCGGATCACATCGGCGATGTAGGTCAGTTCGTCGTCCTTGGTGTCGTAGGTGCCGACAACGAGAATGGTGCGGTCTGTCATAGCTTGATCCACGCGGTCTTGAGGTCGAGATACTTGTCGAAGGCATGCAGCGACTTGTCGTGCCCGTTGCCGGACTGGCCCAAGCCGCCCAGCGGCACCGTGAGGTCCGAGCCGCCATAGGTGTTCACATGCACCAGCCCGGCCCGGATGCGCCGGACCATGCGGTGCGCCCGGCTCAGATCGGCGGTCCAGACCGCGGCGGCAAGGCCGTAGTCCGTGCCGTTGGCCAGCGCCACGGCTTCGTCCTCTGTCTCGAAGGCCTGCACGGCCAGCACGGGGCCAAAGACCTCTTCGCGCGCGATGCGGTCGTCCGGCTGCACGCCGGTCACGATGGTGGGCGCCATGAAATAGCCGCCGGTGTCGGTCAGGATGCGCGCCCCGCCGGTGGCGATGGTGCGGCCCTGCGCGCGGGCCTCGTCGACAAAGCCGAGGTTCCGCTCCAGCTGCGCCTGCGAATTGACCGCGCCGCAGGCGGTGCCGGGGTCCAGCGGATCGCCGACCTGCATGGTTTCCGCGAAGGTCGTCAGTTTCGCGACAAAGCTGTCGTGGATGCTGCGTTCGACCAGCAGCCGCGATCCCGCGATGCAGACCTGGCCCGCGTTGCGGAAGATGCCGTTCGCCGCGACCTTGACCGCCTCGTCCAGGTCGGGCGCATCGGCAAAGACGATGTTGGGCGACTTGCCCCCCAGCTCCAGGTAGACCCGTTTGAGGTTCGACCGCGCCGATGCTTCCAGCAGCCGCCGCCCCGTGACGCCGGAGCCGGTAAAGACCAGCACGTCAACGTCCATCGATTCCGCGATGGCCGCGCCCACGTCGGACCCCGGACCCGTCACGACATTCAGCACGCCGGGCGGCAGTCCCGCCTCCAGCGCCAGTTCCGCGATGCGCAGCAAGCTCAGCGATGCGGTTTCCGCCGGTTTCAGCACCACGCTGCACCCCGCAGCCAGCGCCGGTCCCAGTTTCCATGCGCTGATCATGAGGGGAAAGTTCCACGGCACGATCGCGCCCACCACGCCCGCAGGTTCACGGTGAACAAGCCCCAGCGTGCCGGGGGCGGTCGGTGCGATTTCTCCGTAAAGCTTGTCGATGCTTTCGGCATAATAGCGAATGGTGGCGGCGGCCGACAACGGCTCGGCCTTCAGCGCCATGCCGATCTCGGTGCCGTTCTCGCGCACGCCCAGCACGGCGAGTTCCAGCGCGTTCCGTTCGATCAGGTCGGCCCATTTCAGCATCACTGCCTTGCGGGCCGCGGGGGCCAGCCCGGCCCAGACACCGCCGTCAAAGGCGCGCCGCGCCGCCGCCACGGCACTGTCGGCATCGTCGCGGGTGCCTTTCGCCATGGTTGTCAGCACCGCCCCGTTCAGGGGCGAGCGTATCTCCATCTCTGCCCCGTCCGAGGCCGGCACCGGCGCGCCGTCGATCAAGTGGCGGGCAGGGGGGATGGGCAGATCCCTCAGGTCGGCGATTCGGCTTTGATCCATCGGAAACTCCTCAAGGTGGCGGCGCAGGGCGCGTGCACACCCTGCCAATGCGCGTTTTTCGGCGCCACCGGGTCGTCTGCGCGGCGCGTCTCAAAAGAAATGTTGACAGGAGGCAGGACAAAGTCAAGAATTTCAAACCAGTGGTTCGAATAATGAACCAGCCAAATACTGACAGGGAGCTCTTCATGAAATCGGTTCTGACCGCAACGATCACGGCGCTGACGCTGGGCCTGGCTGGCCCCGCCCTTGCCGAGTACCCGGAAAAACCCGTTACTTTCATCGTACCGTGGCCTCCGGGCGACCTCGAAGACGTGCTGACGCGCATGATCGCCGAGGATTTCCAGGATGAATACGGCGTGGCGGCTGCGGTCGTGAACAAACCCGGCGGCGGTGGCGGCCCATTCCCCGGCGCCATCGACGTGGCGACCGCACCGGCGGACGGCTACACCATCGGGTCCTTCGTGCCAGCGGTCTCGCTGATCGGGCACGAGATCGACATCCCGGAACTCACCCCCGAAAAGTTCGACCCCATCGGCATCTTCCTGACCTATCCCTTCGTCATCGCGGCCTCGGGCAATGCGCCCTATTCGTCGATGGAGGAACTGGCCGCCCACGCCAAGGAAAACGATGTCGTGCTGGGCCACTTCGGCGACGTTCTGACGCCGACGCAGGTGACAAAGGCGCTGGCGCGGAAGATGGACTTCGACTGGGCGGCGGACGCGGCATTCGACGCGCTGGACTGCAACACGCTGGCCTCGGGTGATGCGGATGTGATCAACACCACGCTGCAGCTGATCCTGCCCTGCATCGACCAGGTCAAGGTTCTGGTGTCCATCACCGGCGAGCGGATCAGCAAGATCCCCGACACCCCGACCATCGGCGAGGTCGACGGTGATCTGGACATCGCGTTGTGGAACGGGCTCTTCGTGACCAAGGACACCCCCGAGGACGTGCGCGCCAAGATCGCCGCCGTGGCCGAAAAGACGGTGATGAGCGAGCGCGCACAGCAGGTGGCCGAAGAGACCGGCGCGCTGGTCTACTGGAAGGACGCCAGCGAAAGCGCCGAAATCATCGAGGCCGACAAGGCCACCTTGGCGACCATCGGCGACACGCTGGAGTGATCCGGCCGGAGGGGCCGCAGCGGCCCCTTCCTTTCTTTCCGGGAGCATGACGTGAGCATTGAATCCGACCTTCAAGCACGAACCCGGATCGCGGGGCAGGCGCCTTTCATCCTGGGTGCGCTGGGCCTGTCCCTGCTGCTGCTGTCGCAGATCACAACCCAGACCGAATGGATCGCCGACGCCGACTCTCTGGCGGCGCAACCGCGGTTCTGGCCCGGCGTGGCCCTCGCGCTCATGGTGGGCGGCTTTGCCCTGCACCTGTTGCGGATGCGTCGCCGCCGCCCTGATCGGCTGGACTGGGTCGAGGTCCGGCGCTGGCTGGAGCCGCTGGAATACGTGCTGTGGTTCATGGCTTTTGTCTATCTGGTGCCGATCGTCGGCTTCCTGCCCATGAGCATCCTGTTCGGCTGCGCGCTGGTCTGGCGTCTTGGCTACCGCGGCGCGGGCTATTACTGGACGGCAATCCTCTTTGCCGTGGGTATGGTCACGCTCTTCAAGGGGCTTCTGGGGGTCAAGATCCCCGGCGCGTCCCTTTACGAGGTGCTGCCCGGAGCCCTGCGCAGCTTCTTCATCCTGTACCTGTGATGGACCTGCTTCTTTCCGCCATAGAGGTTCTGGCCCGCTGGGACGTGATGATTGCCCTGCTGGTGGGCTCCATCGGCGGGGTCGCGATCGGCGCGATCCCCGGCGTCGGACCTGCGGTCGCCATCGCGATCCTGTTGCCCGCGACGTTTTCCATGGACCCCATCGTCGGGCTGACCGTGCTTTTGGGCATCTACGGCTCTTCCATGTTCGGCGGCGCGATCCCGGCCATCCTGATCAACACGCCGGGCACGGCGGTCAATGCGCTGACCACCTACGACGGCTTTCCCATGACCTTGCGGGGCGAGGGGCGGCGCGCGCTGTCGCTGGCCTATTCCGCCAGCTTCTTCGGCGGCATCTTTTCGGTCGTCTGCCTCATCGCGCTGTCGCCTCTGCTGGCCAAGGTCGCCCCCATGTTCGGCTCGCGCGAGATTTTCCTTGCGGCGCTTCTGGGCATCATCCTGGTGATCGTGGCCCACAGGGGCCAGATGCTGATCGCGGCCGCGCTGACGGGGTTCGGCATCTTTCTGTCCACCGTGGGGCTGGAGCCGGTGAAATACACCCGCCGGTTCACCTTCGACCAGACCTGGCTGGCCAGCGGCGTGAACCTGATCGTCGTGGTGCTGGGGCTCTTCGCGCTCAGCCAGGCGCTGCTGCTGCTGACGATGGACGACGAGAAGGTGCGCCTGAGCAAGTCGCGCGGATCGCTGTTCCAGGGCTTCCGGGAACTGGCGCGCCACCCGCGCGTCGCGGCGGTATCCGCCACCTTCGGTGTCGTCATGGGCATGATCCCCGGCGTGGGGGAATTCACCGCGCAGTTCATGTCCTATACCTCTGCCCGGAAGATGTCGAAAACGCCCGAGGCCTTTGGCCAGGGGTCGTCCGAAGGGCTGATCGCCTCAGAGACGGCGAACAACGCGGTGCCCGCCGCCGCCATGATCCCGCTTCTGGCGCTGGGCATCCCGGGCGAGGCGCTGACCGCGATGATGCTGTCGGTCTTCTACGTTCATAACGTGGTGCCGGGGCCGGGGCTGTTCCTGTACCAGATGGATTTCGTCGTTGCGCTCTACCTCGCGCTTCTGGTGCTGAACGTGCTGGTGGTCGGCTTCCTGCTGGTGTCGACCGGGTGGCTGGTCTACCTGACCAAGATCCCGAACCGGTTCCTGGGCATGTGCATTTTGCTGCTCAGCTTTGTCGGGGTCTATTCGATCCGCAACTCGGCGGTGGATTGCGCCGTGGCGGCGGTTTTCGGGCTGATCGGATATGTGCTCAAGCGGCTGAACCTGCCGATCGTGCCCATCGTGCTGGGCATGGTGCTGGGCGGCATCATGGAGGTGAAGCTGCGCGCGTCGATGAACCGGGTGAACACGCCCTTCGACTTCATCGACCGGCCCATCGCCTTCATCCTGTTTGCGCTGATCGTGATGATCCTCGCGGGCACCCTCTGGCGGGTCTGGCGCGAATGGGTGCCGACCGACCGGCGCAGCCTGGCGCGCAAATCCTCCGACCGTTTCGCCCGCCGTATCGCAGGCCGCCGCACCCGGCATTTCGAAATCAAGACCAAACAGCAAAGGCGCAGACGCAACTATGACCATTTGGGTTCCTGAAGACGACGGATACGCGGACCTGGGCAAGCACGACAGCTTCGCCTCGGGCGCACCCTACAACACCTTCGCGCGGATGCGGGCCGAGGCGCCCTGCCACTGGTCGGATTTCGATCAGGGCAAAGGCTATTGGTCGATCACCCGGCACGCCGACATCGTGCAGATGATCCGCGACACAGAGACCTTTTCATCCGGGCAGGGCATCCGCATGGAGGACCAGACCCCCGAGGAATACATGGCCCGCCGCACCTTTCAGGAGACCGACGGCAGCGACCACCGCAAGGTGCGCATGAAGGTGGCCAAGGCTTTCTCGCCGCAGGTGGTGGCGGGCTTCGAGGATCAGATCCGCGACCTTTGCCACCCGATCCTCGATGCAGCCCTTGAGAAAGGCGAATTCTGCGCCACCCGCGAGATCGCGCGCGAACTGCCCATGCGGATGCTAGGCCAGATCCTGGGCACCCCGGAAGAAGACCTGCCCTGGCTGGTGGACAAGGGCGATGCGCTGATGGCGAACACCGACCCCGACTTTACCGATCACGTGGCCGACAAGCTGGACACCGACGCCTACCGGCTGATGCCGTTCAATTCGCCCGCCGGGGCGGAACTGTATGAATACGCCCGCGACCTGATGGAAAAAAAGAACGCGGCGGGCGATACAAGCGGCATCCTGCACCTGATCCTGAAGCCGGACGAAAACGGCGAGACGATTTCCGAAACCGAGTTCCGCAACTTCTTTTGCCTGCTGGTCGCGGCAGGCAACGATACCACGCGCTATTCCATTGCCGCGGGCATTCAGGCGCTGGCGCGCCAGCCGGGTCTTCTCGAAGAGATGCAATCGGGCGAGGTCTGGGGCACCGCCCCGGACGAAATCGTGCGCTGGGCATCGCCCGCAACCTATTTCCGGCGGACCGCCACCCGCGACGTAGAGGTGCATGGTCAGCAGATCAGGGCGGGCGACAAGGTGCTGTACTGGTTCGTTTCGGCCAACCGGGATACCGAGATGTTCGAAGATCCCTACAAGCTGACCTTGGCGCGCAAGCCCAACCGCCAGCTGGGCTGGGGGCAGGGCGGGCCGCATGTCTGCCTGGGCATGCACCTCGCGCGGCTGGAGGTGCGGGTGTTGTTCGAAGAACTGGTCCGGCGGATCAGACACATCGAACCCGCCGGACCCGAGGCCTTTGTCAGGTCCAATTTCGTCGGCGGGATCAAGCGTCTTCCCGTGCGCGTCACCCTGAACTGAGGTTGCCATGACTGACCGACTTCGTGCCCTCTTTGTCGACCACCTGTCGATCCCGCGCGGGAAATACCTGCCGGGATCGAAGATCGGCGACAATGACACGCGCTTTGCCCGCGCGACATTCGGCGTGCATTACGACCGCGACCTGCTGCTGGACGCGCCCCATGCCATGGTGCGCGAGGGGATGCCGGACATGGAACTGCGCTGGCGCGGCGACGACATCCGCCAAAGCTGGGAGCCGGGCACCCAGATCGTGGTGGGCGACCTCTACGATACCGAGGGGGCGGCGCTGCCGCTCTGCCCGCGCGGGGCGCTGAAGCGGGCCATCGCGGACTGGGGCCGCCACGGGTTGACGCCGAAAGTCGGGATCGAACTGGAGGCCTACGCGCTGCAGGGCGACGAACAGGGGCGGCTGCGGCCCTACGACACGCCGGGTGGCGTGGTCTACGGCACGGGACCCTTCGCCGACCCGATGCGGTTCAACGATGTGATCTGGCGCAAAGCCGAGGAGATGGGCTTTCACCTCGACATGATCACGGCTGAATACGACAGTCCGCAGTTCGAATACACGCTGACCTTCGATGACGCGCTCAAGGCGGTGGACGACATCGTGCTGTTCCGGCTGATGGCACGGGAGATCGCGCTGGATCACGGGATCATCCTGACCTTCCTGCCCAAGCCGATTGCCGAGACCGGCGGATCGGGCATGCACATCAACTTTTCCTTCGTGGACGAGACCGGAGCGAATGCGCTGTCCACCGGGCCGCAGGGGGGGCCGGATCACCTGAACGCGCTGTCGCGCGGGTGTCTCGCCGGGTTGGTCCACCACCACAGGGGGCTGGCGGGGCTGCTCGCCCCTACCGCGACATCCTATCTGCGGCTGCAACCGGGGTCCCTGTCGGGCTACTGGCAGAACTGGGGCGGCGACCACAGGGCCGTCACGACGCGTGTGTCCTGCGAGGGCGGGGCCAAGGCCCGGCTGGAGCACCGCATGGCCGACGCCAGCGCCAATCCGTATACCGCCACCGCCGCCGTGTTGCAGGCCGCGCGGCTGGGCTATGAAGGCAAGCTGGACCTGCCCCCGATCGAGACCGGCGACGGGTTCGACAAAACGGACGCGAAACAGGGTGTTGCCGCCAACCTCCGGCAGGCGGCGAAGGACCTACAGGCCGACACGGTTCTGGCAGAGGCGGTGGGCCCCGAACTGGTGGCGCATCAGGTCTTCATGAAAGAGCGCGAGTACCGCAAGACACGCGACATGGAACCCAACGCCGTTCTCGATTTCTATGTCTGGTTCATCTGATATGCGCATCGCAATCCTGGTCACGAATACCGACGACAGCACCTTTGCCCAGGCCTGGCCCGACGACGGCGAAAAATTCGCTGATCTCGTGCACCTCGCCCGCCCGGACTGGCACTGCGAGGCCTTCTGGGTCTGCCGCGACGCATTTCCGCAGGATATTCGGGCCTTTGACGGTGTGATGATCACCGGCAGCCCGGCGTCCGTGAACGACCGCGCGCCGTGGATGCTGCGCCTGCAGGACTTGATCCGTGGCATGATCGCCGCCCGCCAGCCGCTGTTCGGGGCCTGCTTTGGCCATCAGATCATCGCCGCGGCGCTGGGCGCGCCGATTGTCGGCAACCCCGAGGGCTGGGGCCACGGGCTGTTGAACGTCCGGCGCAGCGGGGCGTCGCCCTGGGCAGGGCCGGAAACCGGATTTTCGCTTTATGGCTCACATATGGAACAGGTGGGCGCGGTTCCCGAAGGCGCCGAGGTCGTGTTCGAGGGGCCGGGCTGCACCGTCGCGGGCTTTGCCTTGGGCGATCATCTGTTCACCATCCAGCATCACCCGGAAATGACCCACGATTTCATGACGGCCCTGGTGGAATTCTATGCCGATGAGGTTGGGCATGACGCGACCGAACGGGCGCGCGCCTCTCTTGCCGAGCGGGCCGACCAGCGCGCCTTTGCCGAAGAGATCGCGCGCTTCTTCGAACATGCCGCCCGTGGGGTCCTGGCGGCGGAGGCGGGCTGATGGGGACGATCACCAAGGCGCTCGAACTGCTTGACCATTTCACCAAGGCCCGGTCCGAGATCGGTCTGGGCGATTTCGTCCGGCTCACGGGCCGGGACAAGGCGACCGTGCATCGGCATCTGACCGAATTGGAACAGAACGGGTTTCTGGAACAGGACGCGATATCGCGCGCCTACCGGCTGGGGCCGGCGCTGCTGCGGCTTACCGCAGTGCGCGAGGCGGCGTTCCCGGTGCGCCGCCTGTTGCGGCCCATCGTGACCGAACTGGCAGAGGACATCGGCGAACTCGCCCATGCTTCCCTGCTGCAGGGGGACATGTTGTCTTCGGTCTTCCATTTCGACCCTCTTCGCCACGGGACGCAGGTGTCTTTCGATGCCGCCGAAATGCTGCCGCTTCATGCCACGTCCAGCGGGCTGGCCGTGCTGGCCTTTTCCGGCGCCGAGATGACGGACCGCGTGCTGGGCCAGACGCTGCCCGCGATGACGGACAAGACGATCACCGACCCCGATGTCTTGCGCGACCTGTTGGAGGAGGTGCGCGGGACCGGCATCAGCCAGCTTGACAGCGCCTTCGACACCGAAGTGACATCGCAGGGCGCGCCGCTTTTCGGGCTGCACGGGCGGGTGATCGGCGCGCTGTCCGTCGCGGTGCCACGGGTGCGCGCCACGCCGCGGATGATGGCGCATATCACCCCCCGCCTGCGCGCCGCCGCCCATGCCGCTACCCAAAGCCTTGGCGGACGCTATCCCGATTTCATCGCGACGAACGGCCCCGCGCGGGTGCCGTCCCGCGCCGAACAGTAAAGGACACCAGATGAAAGATTCGAACTTCCTGAAGGAACACAACGCCCGCAATGTCTGGCATCCGATGACGCATCCGGCCGACAGCCTTGCCAATCCGCCGCAGATCATCGTCGGCGGAGAAGGGGTGGAGATCACCGATGTGGACGGGCACCGCACGGTGGACGCCGTGGGCGGCCTGTGGAACGTGAACCTGGGCTATTCCTGCGCGCCCGTGAAGGAAGCGATCACCGCGCAGATGGACAAGCTGCCCTATTACTCGATCTTTCGCGGCACCTCCAACGACGCGGTGATCGAACTCAGCCAGATGCTCAAGGCGTTCTTCGCCCCCGACGGGCTGAGCCGGGCGTTCTTTACCTCCGGCGGGTCGGATTCGATGGAGATCGCGCTGCGCCTCGCGCGGCAGTACCACAAGATCCGGGGCGAAGCGGGGCGGGTCAAGTACCTGTCGCTGAAGAAGGGCTACCACGGCACCCATACGCTGGCCGCCAGCGTCAACGGCAACGCGAATTTCCGCACCCAGTATGAACCGCTGATGCCCGGCTGTTTCCACATCCCGGCCCCCTATACCTACCGCAACCCGTTCAACGAGACCGACCCAGAGAAGCTGGCGCAGCTCTGCCTCGCGGCGCTGGAGGACGAGATTGCCTTTCAGGGCGCGGAGACCATCGCCGCCTTCGTGATGGAGCCGGTCCTGGGCGCGGGCGGCGTGATCCCGCCGCACCACAGTTTCATGCCCGGCGTGCGCGAGATCTGCGACCGCCACGGAATCTTGCTGATTGCGGACGAGGTGATTACCGCCTTCGGCCGCACCGGCGACTGGACCGGATCGCGCCATTGGGGGGTGAAGCCCGACATGAGCTGTACCGCCAAGGCGATCACCAACGGCTATTTCCCCTTTGGTGCCGTCATGATCTCGGACGCCATCGGTGAGGTGTTCGAGAACGACAAGACCGGCAAGGGCGCCATCGCGTCGGGCTATACCTACTCCGGCCACCCGGTGGGGGCGGCGGCGGCCATCGCCTGCCTGCACGAAACCGAACGGCTTCAGGTCAAGGACAACGCCGCCGCGCGTGGCACCCAGATGTTCGAGGGGCTGACACGGCTGGCCGAAAAGTACCCGCTGATCGGCGACGTGCGTGGCGGTCACGGGCTGATGTCGGCGATCGAGCTGACCTCCGACCCCGCGACCAAGGCGGGTGTGGACAAGAAGCTGCTCGCCACCCTGCACCGGACGACCTACGAAAACGGGACGATGGTGCGGATCTCGGGGTCGAACATCATTCTGTCGCCGCCCTTGGTGGTGACGGAAGATCACGTGACCACCATCCTGAACGCGCTGGACGCGGGTCTTTCCGCCGTGTCCTGAGCGGCTCAGGGGTCGATCATGATGCTGCCTGTCACCCGGGGAGCGCCGTCGACCAGCCGAAACACCAGCACTTCGCCAGAGCGGGTGGACCGCCCGGCAAGCGCCGAGATGTTGACCTGATGCGTCACCAGCATCAGCGGGCCGTCGGCCTTTGCGACGATGTCCAGTGTCTCTTCGGTCTGGCGGTCGCGGCTGGCGCGGTCGCGAAAGAAGGAATTGAGCGGCGGTGCGTCCGAGACGGGGCCGAGGTCGAGCAGGCGGGCGGTCTCTCGGGTGCGGCACCACTGGCTGGTCAGCACCGCGTCAAAACCGATGCCACGGTCGCGAAAGGCCGCGCCGATCCGTTCGGCCTGCGCGCGGCCCCGGTCATCCAGATTGCGCTGCGTGCTGCAATCGTCCAGCGCGAAGCTGCCGGGATCGCCCACACCGGGGGCCAGCGCGTGCCGCATGATCGCCATCGCACCGGGCTGGCGCAGCGCGTCCCAGTCGTTCGCCTGCGCTGTCCCGGCAAACAGCAGACAGGCCAGTAATAATCTCTTGAACATGATGCACCTCACCGCGTCTTGGACAGAAGGTGGCCCGACAGGCGGGCGAGGCTCAGCCGTTGAAGTTCAGTCGCAACCCGGGCGTCGGCCAATGGGCGTGATAAAGGCACCCGGTTCCCGATGCCGTGATCCAGGCATCGCGCATATCCGGCCCGCCAAAACAGATGTTGGTGATGTAGGGATCGCCCGGCCCGGCGACATACCCCACCGCGCCCCCGTCGGGAGGTACGATGCTGATCCCGCCGCGCATCAGGGTGGCGACGCAGATCGCGCCATCCGCCTGCACGGCGAGACTGTCCAGCAGCTGGTAGTCGGGCAGGGTGGTCAGAAGCCGCCCCGGCATGGTGAAGGGCTGCGGCGCGATCCTGCCGGGTTCGACAAGATCGAAGCTCCACACCCGCCCGGTGCGGGTCTCGGCGACATGCACGGTCTTTTCGTCCGGTGAC is a window from the Sulfitobacter sp. THAF37 genome containing:
- a CDS encoding histidine phosphatase family protein, with translation MFKRLLLACLLFAGTAQANDWDALRQPGAMAIMRHALAPGVGDPGSFALDDCSTQRNLDDRGRAQAERIGAAFRDRGIGFDAVLTSQWCRTRETARLLDLGPVSDAPPLNSFFRDRASRDRQTEETLDIVAKADGPLMLVTHQVNISALAGRSTRSGEVLVFRLVDGAPRVTGSIMIDP